One window of Cryptococcus neoformans var. grubii H99 chromosome 11, complete sequence genomic DNA carries:
- a CDS encoding general transcriptional repressor: protein MPESRMSHPPHPHSHHHHSAHHHSSHPHSYQHPPPPNYPSSHPSYSHHHHTSRHVSNGHSSQVPVSGPPPPQMPIAGPPADSVGPSAIAASNAGSTRSRSVPPMSNEARAAKEKMDSILAQLAAANENTWMLIGAVAEGMNDQDRALSAFENALRHNPSSVLGLNAVASIARGRDDFDKAIEYFQRILNANPENGEVWGSMGHCLLMKDDLPKAYTSYQQALYHLANPKEPKLWYGIGILYDRYGSFEHAEEAFSSVLKVDPNFEKANEIYFRLGIIYKHQRKYKSSLDCFRYILNNPPRPLTSWDIWFQLGHVYEQDRDFEAARDAYMRVLSHQPDHAKVLQQLGWLYHQPGAHFADQEKAVSYLTKSLETDPSDAQSWYLLGRAYMAAQRYNKAYEAYQQAVYRDGRNPTFWCSIGVLYYQIAQYRDALDAYSRAIRLNPYISEVWYNLGSLYESCNNQMADAMDAYSRALELDPNNTVIKQRMALLQNPTGGPLPPVPPPIDVHPSQYTATPTAQPPAGSPNASPSHQLPSDAPAGGRDLPPPPPGGDIARGHSPGPFRNGAAPPPLNHVDEPRGPVPGMTQLARMETEPRPAELRDERYNGRYDPADIRRHNGSPLSPRASRRESQAFPSQPSYFPPKGAYARDREREEWDRSRGESRAPQEHSPRVGGRTPGADPRVPQEYRDYPGYYDPRAAYPPPLGGPPTPSAMAGRFDPRREAEEFRRREEDREVNGAKQASLMRQENRMPSPAPSIASSKNGRKRGEGTRKAKDKEEKAQNKKEGGRKGKAAGLKAGEEISGQSPRGNAKSPSVSVHNTPQLNTTRPIPPSAPAPVPLMSRTVDEDYDEGAADALMVLAGDRSTTTLPLPVRHTTPTPSGPISPPAPTPNAGPATGAKRPGPEANSPEQANKRVKAEKSQSPVGSASGSASSRAPKRMVIEVLNTPSIASPLPRTSSVVNEEKQSRASQERREERREEATSGMEIDERAARISTPLPPPAPLSPPNRLAPSSSAHTPQSPPRQASSPPREAEKEASRPPTPPLPDAPPSPAAPATAVPLEPSRDSDPRTPPLPPPQTFESSSVKAPTSAGDRGDAAMADAEMER, encoded by the exons ATGCCCGAGTCACGCATGTCCCATCCCCCCCATCCCCACTCACACCATCATCACTCCGCCCACCACCACTCTTCTCACCCACACTCTTATCAACATCCACCTCCGCCCAACTACCCTTCGTCTCACCCATCATATTCCCATCACCACCATACCTCACGACATGTCTCAAATGGTCACTCTTCTCAAGTACCCGTATCCGGGCCGCCCCCTCCGCAAATGCCCATTGCTGGCCCTCCGGCTGATTCTGTTGGGCCATCTGCCATAGCAGCCTCAAATGCCGGTAGTACCCGTTCTAGAAGCGTGCCGCCGATGAGTAACGAGGCAAGAGcagcaaaggaaaagatggacaGTATTCTGGCGCAGTTGGCCGCCGCTAATGAGAATACATGGATGTTGATAG GTGCTGTCGCCGAGGGGATGAACGATCAAGACCGAGCTCTTTCCGCCTTTGAGAATGCTCTCAGGCATAACCCTTCATCCGTTCTCGGCCTGAATGCCGTCGCGTCTATTGCACGAGGCAGAGACGATTTTGACAAGGCTATCGAGTACTTCCAACGCATCCTCAATGCGAACCCTGAGAACGGTGAAGTATGGGGATCAATGG GGCACTGTCTTTTGATGAAAGatgatcttcccaaggcTTACACATCGTATCAACAAGCGCTGTACCATCTTGCTAATCCCAAA GAACCCAAGCTTTGGTATGGTATCGGTATCTTGTACGATCGATACGGCTCTTTCGAACATGCCGAGGAAGCTTTCTCGAGTGTTCTTAAAGTTGATCCAA ATTTTGAAAAAGCCAACGAGATCTACTTCCGCTTGGGTATCATCTACAAACATCAACGTAAATACAAGTCCTCTCTTGAT TGCTTCCGATACATTCTTAACAatcctcctcgacctctGACATCTTGGGATATCTGGTTCCAGCTTGGACACGTATACGAGCAAGATCGTGATTTCGAAGCTGCAAGGGATGCGTACATGAGAGTGCTCAGCCATCAACCAGATCATGCCAAAGTTCTCCAACAGCTTGGTTGGCTTTATCACCAACCTGGGGCCCACTTTGCTGATCAAGAAAAGGCCGTGTCATATTTGACCAAAAGTCTTGAAACCGACCCGTCGGATGCACAAAGCTGGTACCTCCTTGGACGTGCATACATGGCCGCTCAACGGTACAATAAGGCCTACGAAGCGTATCAACAGGCAGTGTATCGAGATGGTCGCAATCCCACCTTCTGGTGCTCAATCGGTGTTCTGTACTATCAAATTGCCCAGTACCGTGATGCTCTTGACGCTTATTCACGTGCCATCCGACTCAACCCCTACATCAGCGAAGTCTGGTATAATCTGGGCAGTCTCTATGAGTCGTGCAATAATCAGATGGCTGATGCGATGGATGCCTACTCTCGCGCCCTCGAACTTGATCCCAACAACACCGTTATCAAGCAGCGTATGGCTTTACTCCAAAATCCGACCGGCGGTCCTCTGCCTCCCGTACCTCCTCCAATCGACGTTCACCCATCTCAATACACTGCTACTCCTACCGCTCAGCCTCCTGCTGGATCGCCAAATGCTTCGCCAAGCCACCAGCTTCCATCAGATGCTCCTGCAGGCGGACGAGaccttccacctcctcctcctggaGGCGACATTGCTCGTGGCCACTCTCCTGGTCCATTCCGAAACGGTGCTGCCCCTCCACCGCTTAATCACGTTGATGAGCCTCGAGGTCCCGTGCCCGGTATGACTCAGCTAGCTAGAATGGAGACTGAACCACGTCCCGCTGAACTTCGGGATGAACGATACAACGGACGTTACGATCCTGCCGATATCCGACGCCACAACGGTtcacctctttctcctcgtGCTTCACGACGCGAAAGTCAGGCTTTCCCAAGCCAGCCGAGCTACTTCCCTCCTAAAGGTGCGTACGCGCGTGacagggagagggaagaatgggaCAGATCTCGAGGTGAATCTAGGGCTCCTCAAGAGCACTCACCTAGAGTTGGTGGTCGTACACCAGGCGCTGATCCCAGGGTTCCTCAAGAATACCGAGATTATCCTGGGTATTACGATCCTCGCGCGGCctatcctccacctttggGCGGTCCACCCACACCATCAGCTATGGCCGGAAGGTTTGATCCCAGACGAGAGGCTGAAGAGTTCCGCCGTCGTGAAGAAGATCGAGAAGTCAACGGTGCCAAGCAGGCCAGTTTAATGAGGCAAGAGAACCGAATGCCCAGTCCGGCGCCATCGATTGCGTCAAGTAAGAATGGGAGGAAGCGTGGAGAAGGCACAAGGAAAGCAAAGgataaggaagaaaaagctcagaacaagaaagaaggtggaaggaagggaaaggccGCGGGGTTGAAGGCCGGTGAAGAAATCAGCGGACAATCACCAAGAGGAAACGCCAAAAGTCCTTCAGTCAGTGTGCACAACACACCGCAGCTGAACACCACCCGGCCAATCCCCCCTTCTGCTCCAGCCCCCGTGCCATTGATGTCTCGCACTGTAGATGAAG ACTACGACGAGGGCGCGGCCGATGCGCTTATGGTTCTTGCTGGCGATCGCAGCACCACCACACTCCCCCTGCCTGTTCGTCATACAACCCCTACTCCTTCAGGCCCCATCTCGCCTCCAGCGCCCACTCCCAATGCCGGTCCTGCTACCGGAGCCAAACGTCCTGGTCCAGAAGCCAACTCACCAGAACAAGCCAACAAACGTGTCAAAGCAGAGAAGTCTCAATCACCAGTTGGTTCCGCGTCAGGTTCTGCTTCCAGTCGAGCGCCGAAGCGAATGGTGATAGAAGTGCTCAACACACCCAGCATAGCCAGTCCTTTGCCTCGGACGTCTTCAGTGGtaaatgaagaaaagcaGTCCCGAGCATCTCAAGAgcgaagggaagagaggagggaagaggcaACTTCTGGGATGGAGATTGACGAGCGTGCTGCTCGAATATCAACTCCTTTACCACCTCCAGCCCCACTGTCTCCCCCAAATCGTCTTGcaccctcttcatccgccCATACTCCTCAATCGCCTCCTCGTCAGGCTTCGTCTCCTCCCCGCGAAGCCGAGAAAGAAGCGTCTCGACCTCCTACGCCTCCTCTACCAGATGCACCACCCTCTCCAGCAGCCCCGGCAACCGCTGTACCACTCGAGCCTTCGAGAGACTCGGACCCTCGCActcctcctttgcctcCTCCCCAGACTTTTGAGAGTTCATCCGTCAAGGCGCCAACAAGTGCCGGTGATCGTGGAGATGCCGCTATGGCCGATGCcgagatggagagatga